The genomic interval CGCGCAGCACGTCCACGTCATCGACATCGCGGCGTGCGGGAACGGCGAGATTTTCGGCATAGAAGGTGATCAGTTCCATCACCGGATCGGGCGCTTCGGTATCGCCGAGGCGCGGCTGCACGCCGGTGGGCATGGCGAGGCACGCGGCTTCCGCCTCGGAGCAATCACCATAAGGGTTCGGCGCATGCGGCGAGGAGACGCCGATATCGCCGCTCATCGCACCGACGGACTGATCGTGGATCGTCGCGTTCTGCGCCTTCCAGCCGAAACGGCCAAGCTTGACCTCGCCGGTCACGGTATCGCTGACGATGTTGGGGCGGCCCGAAACCCCGTCGCCATCGGCATCGTCCGGGTCTGCCAGGCCGAGAATATCGGCGGGCTCGATCGCCTGCACCAGACCAAGGCCGATCATCGGGTTGGCAATGCGTGGCGAGAGCGTGGTGTCCTCGCCAAGCGGGCCGTAGGCGAGGTCCGCCACGCCATAGGTGGGGTGGCGCAGCGAAACCGTGCAGCCATCGCCGAGCGTGACGTCTTCTTCCCGGTAATCGATCGTCATCCGCCCTTCGGCGGAAAGGCCCGGCACGGCGAAATCCTGAAGCTGGCCGCCATAGACCGCGTCGGGGAAATTGATGGTCTCGTAATTGTCGATGCGCGCCTGCTCCTCCGGCGTGCGGGCGACCCGCGCAAGGCGCAGGAACATCGAGGTCGCATCGCTGTCACCTTCCGGCGGATGGCCGCGGCCATCCTTCAGATGACAGCTCTGGCAGGAGCGGGCGTTGAACAGCGGCCCGAGCCCGTCGGACGCCTGGGTGGAGGACGGTGACGACACCCAGAACTTGCGGAACAGCGCATTGCCGAGCTTGAAGGTTTCCTCCTCGGCGAAGGTGATGTTGGCGGAGGAGTGCGAGAAGCTGTCGCGGTTGACGTTCGCCGTGCTGGTCGCGGCGCCGCCCTGCATGATCTCGAAGGCTTCCGGCTTGGAAAAGTCGTCTGTCGGCTGCGTGACCTTCTCGACCCGGGCCTTGTCCTTCGCGTCAAGATCGGCGCGTTCGGCGGGCGGGGTCCAGTCGGCGGCGAAGGTCGTCGTAAAACACAAAGAAGCGGCCAGAGCCGCTGTCGTCATTGCAGGAATATGCCGTTTCATCATGCCATCACGGTCGTTCCGGCCGTCCTTTTTTGTTGTTTCAGGGCGAACATCCTCGCCTTCGTCGGACCGGCGCTCGCGCTTCAGCACCCGCCCCACCTTTTCTCTCGGCGTCATCCTCGGGCTTGACCCGAGGATCCAAGCACCCATCCGCGCGACTGGCGCGAACGGAAATTCGTGTGGCGTCCCTATTCTGCTACCCGAAACGCTGCTCGCGTCCAACGTGATTAGATCCTCGGGTCAAGCCCGAGGATGACGCAGCATAGGGTGCAGGCGCGGCGTTCACCGCCAAGCGATATGAAGCCGCACCCATTTCCGCTCCTACTGGAACACGGCTTCCGGCGCGTCAAGGCTGTCGGAGCCTTCGAGCTCGATCTGGCCGAGATCGAGCGCGGCGATCGCGCGTTCGATGGACGGCGTCTGGTCGATCAGGCCGTCGATTGCGGCCTGAACCACGGCGTTGCCCTCGTCATTGCCTTCGCCGATCATCTGGTCGTAGGCCTCGACGGTTTCCGCGCGGGTGGCCATCGCTTCCATCGCCTCGACGGTCGCAAGCAGC from Martelella mediterranea DSM 17316 carries:
- a CDS encoding di-heme oxidoredictase family protein; the protein is MTTAALAASLCFTTTFAADWTPPAERADLDAKDKARVEKVTQPTDDFSKPEAFEIMQGGAATSTANVNRDSFSHSSANITFAEEETFKLGNALFRKFWVSSPSSTQASDGLGPLFNARSCQSCHLKDGRGHPPEGDSDATSMFLRLARVARTPEEQARIDNYETINFPDAVYGGQLQDFAVPGLSAEGRMTIDYREEDVTLGDGCTVSLRHPTYGVADLAYGPLGEDTTLSPRIANPMIGLGLVQAIEPADILGLADPDDADGDGVSGRPNIVSDTVTGEVKLGRFGWKAQNATIHDQSVGAMSGDIGVSSPHAPNPYGDCSEAEAACLAMPTGVQPRLGDTEAPDPVMELITFYAENLAVPARRDVDDVDVLRGKQVFYEAGCTACHNPKFVTSRNAENPAHRFQLIWPYSDFLLHDMGEGLADGQQVAMANGREWRTAPLWGNGLTEVVNDHSFFLHDGRARNRTEAILWHGGEAETARDNFANASQEDRDALIKFLESL